One Ricinus communis isolate WT05 ecotype wild-type chromosome 7, ASM1957865v1, whole genome shotgun sequence genomic region harbors:
- the LOC8285638 gene encoding probable esterase KAI2 codes for MGIVEEAHNVKILGSGERVIVLGHGFGTDQSVWKYLVPYLVEEYRVILYDNMGAGTTNPDYYDFERYSTLEGFVYDLLAILEELQIKSCIFIGHSFSAMVGAIASVSRPDLFLKIIMISATPRLLNAEDYYGGFNQEDVDQIFEGVKSNYKAWCSGFAPLVVSGDLESLAVQEFTRTLFNMRPDIALSLAQVIFLTDMRDVLPSVTVPCHILQSMKDMAVPMMVSEYLHQNLGSRSIIEVMPTSGHLPQLSSPDIVIPVILKHLTDDVN; via the exons ATGGGAATAGTAGAAGAAGCACACAACGTGAAAATTTTAGGCTCAGGAGAGAGAGTTATAGTCCTAGGTCATGGCTTTGGCACTGATCAATCTGTCTGGAAATACTTGGTGCcatatcttgttgaagaaTATCGtgttatattatatgataatatggGTGCTGGTACTACTAATCCAGATTATTATGACTTTGAAAGATACTCAACTCTTGAAGGTTTTGTTTATGATTTGCTTGCCATTTTAGAAGAACTACAGATCAAGTCTTGTATATTCATTGGTCACTCCTTTTCGGCTATGGTTGGAGCCATTGCCTCTGTATCTCGCCCTGATCTTTTCTTGAAGATCATCATGATTTCTGCTACTCCTAG GCTATTGAATGCTGAGGACTACTATGGAGGATTTAATCAAGAAGACGTAGACCAAATATTTGAAGGGGTGAAGTCTAATTACAAAGCGTGGTGCTCAGGATTCGCACCGCTGGTGGTAAGTGGAGACTTAGAATCATTAGCTGTGCAAGAATTCACTCGAACCCTATTCAACATGAGACCAGACATAGCCTTGAGTTTAGCTCAGGTCATATTCCTAACTGATATGAGAGATGTTCTTCCTTCGGTCACTGTCCCTTGCCATATACTACAAAGCATGAAGGACATGGCCGTGCCAATGATGGTATCCGAATATCTACATCAAAACCTCGGCAGCCGATCTATCATTGAGGTCATGCCGACAAGTGGTCACTTACCGCAGTTGAGCTCGCCGGACATTGTAATTCCTGTGATTCTTAAGCACCTTACCGATGATGTTAATTAG